GATTTCTTTTATTAATACAATggtatccaaacctacctgggcCTGTGTGGAAAAActgccccctaaacctaataactggttgtgccactcttggcagcaagaactgcaatcagtTGTTTGTGATAACAGGCAATGAGTATATTacgtcactgtggaggaattgtgGCCTCTGCAGAATTgtttgaaatcagtcacactgGAGAATTTTTGAGTATGAGCACCCTGTGTACGGTCAGCATCCCAATCAAATTTATGTCTGGATTTTCACTCCAAAACCTTCATTAacatttttgagtcatttgtggctaatggctctcactgtgaATTGCTGGAGTACCAAAGCCTaccaaagccttagaaatggctttctAGCTAGATTTTAAAGACTTTGTGTCTCAGCTGGTTCTTTAGATCATGATATGGTGCTTTTTGAGATTGTTTCGCTACCTACACTTTGTCAGGCAGGTTCTATTTAATTGATTTCTCAATAATCAGACCTGAGGATGGCTAGTGAAATTCATGtagttaattcatgatttaacagtTATTCAAATAGACCAGGTAGGCTTAGATAGTTTTATCCcctcaataaataaaatcattgtttaaaaactgcagtttggATTTACGTGTGTTATCTTTATATGATAATATACACAATATGCAAAAAACCAAAAGCTCAAGAAGGGGACAAATATTTTATCACAGCACGGCGGATGGAGTATATTTGGGGAATGAATACAGTATGTGTTTCTATTTTGAGGATCAACTCTGTTGAACTCTGAATTTAGAAAAATGAAGCTCATATATTGCAGTTATTGACAAAATCAACATTTGATTTGTCAAAGTCAAAAGGAAGAAACACATTTAGATTCCGTTTTTGTCTATTTGATAGTTATGCTGATTTCAATTTTTAATTTCCTCTACCTACTTTTCCTCTCTTAACTCACCTTTTGGCACTGTCCTCATCGTGCCAGAGCCCTTCGAAGATGCAATCCAGTCCCAGTCCCAGTCTCAGGGACAGGCCCAGTCCCAGGTATCCGGTCTTCACAAGGCAGCATCCGTGGACAACTCGAGCCCTCTGCTTGTGCGCTCTCTGGCCTTCCGGGctcaggaggagctggaggGCCAAATGTGGTACCACGGTAAAATGAGTCGCCGCGATGCTGAAAAACTTCTGAAAAATGACGGGGACTTTCTCGTCCGTAAGAGCACTACCAACCCAGGGTCCTACGTACTGACAGGCATGCACAATGGAATTGCCAAACACCTGCTGCTGGTGGACCCTGAAGGCACGGTAAGACGGGTGAGGGGGGTGTAGCAGGACACACGGAGCTTGATTCATTAACTCTTTTGTGAATGCATGAAAGTAAAAGCTGAAACTCTCATTAGACCAAAGCAGACTCTGAATATCtgtcttcctttttctttttaaggtaCGGACAAAAGATCACATATTTGACAGCATTAGCCACCTTATTGGCCATCACCGTGACAACAACCTGCCGATTGTTTCAGCCGGGAGTGAACTGTGTCTCCTACAGCCTGTGGGAAGGAAACAGTGATGCTTGCGATGCCTGACCGATAATAGGAAGCGCTAAAGTGGCCTCTCACTACAGAGCTTGAAGATGAAACATGAGTCGATGCTTCAAGGCTCAGTTCGCTCAAAGAGTTATTGAGACAAACTGATCTGCAGTTACTTAACCGGAGACGCTGGAAGATGCAGGAGTtgttaaagatgaaaaaaaaaacaatagagaactgttattattttgttgtgatGACTGAAATGCTATATTTTTGACAAGACTTAGGTGCATTTGGACACAATATCTCGATTTGGTGttttaaaagattaagaaaaagaCTATTGTTCTTGTAGTTTAGACAAAGCGCAAATCAAACCTCAAAGAGGTATTAACAAGAGTATTTTAGAATAAAAATCTGAAACTTTCGTTTTGTCTGTCAAGCACAACCACATTTCTACAGGAACCGTCGGCTAAGAGGTTGAGGAAACGGAAACGCTCTTTATAACGAAATTACGTTCAGAAAAACGTCCTTTAATCTCACCAACAGCGTGACAGCTTATTAGTAACTATAAGAAAAACCTAGCTTTTATCGGGGTTTAGGcctgaatgtgttttttttttttcttttcttttgctttgcaGTTGTCACAAATTGTtgggtggggggagggggtgCAAACAGCCACCCTTTCACAGTGCTGTCAATGGCTTTAACGATAACGTTTTTTATGAAGTAGTTTCTCGTGTCACTGCAGTCGCATGACTTAAAATCAACCGTTCTCGTGGCCATGTTCGTAGACCTTGATACCCCTTTATTTGAAAGAGGTGCTTATGTATgctgacactgtaaaaaaataaaaaagacaaaaaatatatgCTTTTCAAACTATTTCCGAATTGGTTTTTCGCTGAATTATTTTAGGTGTGTAGTCGGTGATTAGTTTTGGGGCTTGCAATGGATATTCTCACATCTTTGAttcacattttcagctttttgtgaacctttaaaatcttaaatattattattactattattatttgaAGGATCTGAAACCAATAGCACAAAACAAAGTTAGGTCACTTAGTTCACGCGTGTCAGACGAGTGTCTTGCGTTTACGCCAAATGTTTTCGATCGTTTTCAGTTACTGTTAGCTTTTGATTTCTCAGTGTCGACATCTtatgataaaaacagttttgcCACAAGATGTCACCCTAGAGTTGGATAGTTACCCCTGTCAGTTGCATCTGCTTTGGATAACACTGCGTTTGAAAGGAAAATACAGCTTTTAAGCCAGTTTTTAACCATTAATTTTCAGTTTGCAATCCACTGTATGCTCTCATTCCTCTGGACAGTTTagtatttatgttgtttttaaaaagcccaTAGAAGTGGTACACAGCAGCACTggaaactgactttttttttcttttatttaatgctTTTATCCTTACTAATGTCAGGACACCGATGGATACCAAATGAATGGGGCATTGTATCTGATATGCACTGGATCACTTCAGTTGAACCCAAATCAGCATGTGTTCAATGAGTTTGACAAGACAGATGCAATGTAATATAATGTGCCTGTGTTTTGCTGCAAGAGGGAGTGTACAGTACATGCATCTCACAACCCACAGCACTGGGGTCcttatgaaaatgtaaaaaaaaacaacaacaacaaaacatccaCCACATCTGTTTTGGGTTAATGTGTTTGATTCATTGTGTCCCAATGGAGAAGGACACAAAGAGAATTTTGTCATTTACTTTTGCATTCTCCACTTCTTTGCGACATAATTTCATCAAATCAAATAACTCTGAAGAAAGAATAATGTGCTAAATTATTTAAAAGCACTCtgctaatgtaaaaaaaagaagaagctttttttctaaaatctgAATTTGTAGGAACACAAAataccaaacaaacaaagcgTATATCAAAAGCAACCGTACTCGAATCTCGCCGAGGATCAGCTTTgagacttaaagaaatgacCAAACTCCTCACTGGGACAAAAACTAAGAACATGGCGTCTTTCCAGATTTCTGTTGATGAAAATGTGCCTTTTATTTGtacaatgtttgtttttaatttctccTTTCTCTCTTCCTTCAAAGTGCAATAGCTGATCTTCAATGGGGCATGCCTGTTCACTAGAGGTTGTGTTTTTGCCCTGCTGCGTGTTGCTGCTTGAGACTACTGTTCCCTCTCACTATCTGTCTcccaccctccctccttccctctctattatatattataaatgTATCATTTCGAGATTCTAAATATAAATCTTTGTCAGAGGAAATCACACAGAAACTCACTATTTTGGGacaggtatttaaaaaaactggggggaaaaaggaaataaaaacatagaGACAACAAGTCCAAATGATGTTTACAGATTTAATCTTTTGGTTGTATTAGTTAATCATTATTCTGTATGACTGTTGGCAATAAAACCGTGAATGTGTAGAATCGCTGTTGTTTCTCTGCTGTAATAGTTTCGGTTATTAATATTTCTGCTCATGAGTCACAGATTTCTTATCTAAAATGCGCAGGTGGTTTTAATTTACCCACATTCACATATACTTGACTTTGAGATGTGTTACTCTGGGTCATCCACAGTCCGCACTATTTATATTAGTTCCCATGACAAGCAAGAGTAAATAAGTTCCAGGTGCGGTCTGTGGATTGTCCACAGTGACTGGAAATTGGTTTTAGGAAATAGATGTTGTGAGCCACGGAAAACACAACTTAGTGTATATGCATTGTGTGTTCGATTGCCTCCAGAAATCGTTAAAACATACCGGTAAcattttacatcttttttttccttttcttttttttgcattttcagcCTTTATTAGATGGTGCAGTACAGGGAGTGGACAGGAAAGCAGGGAAAAGAGTTGTGGTAAGGACATGCAGAAAATGGTCTGGGTCAGACTCAGAGCCGAACCTTTGCAGCAGCCTTCAGCACTGAGTCACCTGTACAGCCAGGTGAGCTACAGCGACACCCATGCTTCTAAATCTTGACTAACAAAATCAAAAGCATGGCTAGATTACACAGTAAATACTTTTATTGGTGAACCAAGCCTTTATAAGTTCCTTTCATAAACAAAGCAGAGCTGCACTCTCTTGGCCACAAGGTGATTCTAATGAATTGTTACACAGTAAATTTAATAGTTTTCCATTTTAATTTACTGAGtgaaagcagatttttttttatctaacaTGAATATCTGCAATTTGTATTTCACATGCTGCATTCACGTGCCTCTTTACAGTCTTCAGCTTTCTAGCGTCATGCTTTTAAAGCTCAAAACAAACGCACACAAAGAACTGCTGTAGCTGCATAGAGAACATGCAGCAGTACTGAGTAAGACCAGCAGATGGAGCCCTTGTATCACGAACGCTTTCATTTTGAGCACAATGCTACtgatataatacaaaaaacgcACCTGTTTGTTTCTTCACAATGAGTAACTCTTGCCTTGGTTATTATACAATGCAGATTACAGTAACTGCCCAGCATACCGTAGGATTACTGATTAAATACAAACTACGTCGATTAATAAATACCTTCAGCTGTGTGCCATTGCAATAATAATAGTCTACAATCATTCTTCATTACATTGGTTTTTGCAGTGATATAATTGCACTTATTTCGTAACTGCGGGTAAGTTTTCACTTCTAATTTATCATAGGAGCTCACAGCTGCAACTACAGAGGTAAAAGTCCTTTCTGTTGAGGGTAAGAGCACCAGTCATCTGTGGAAGTGACTGTTAtccagcaaaaaaacccaacaacaaaaaaaggacaaTGTGACTCCAAACTCTTGAGCACTGGAGGCTGGACTTGAAAGAGCCATACATTACAGATGTTGAACATATAGCAAAAAGAAACCACTGCCCTGCAGCTAATGTCAGAAGTCTACCCTTCATTtaaagaaacactttttttgGGAACAATGCTCTCCGTTGTGACCACTGCACAAACCCTTAAGCTCAGAGTATTATTGTAAATTACTCCTGTCTCCTTTTAATCTTCTCTGTCACTCGCAGCCTCAGCAGTACCTCTGCTTGCTCCAGCCACCACTGAAACCTTTCCGTGGCCCCTGTCTGACTCCTGTCCTCTCTCCGGCTCTGACTGCCTGGAGCCCTGCTGGTTCTGGCTGCTCCACGACTTGCTCCTGCTGCGGCTGGGCTCTAGGGACTGTCTGTTTCCGCTTCCGTTCACAGACGCCTTCGCCCTGTAGCAAAAGCCGCAAACCAGACCCAGGAAAGCTCGCCTCATCTCGCGGCTGGCCAGAGTGTAGATGACTGGGTTCATCGCGGAGTTGAGCACCGCCAGCCCAATGAACCAGTGGGCTTCGTAAAGAATGGGGGACCTCTGCTCGGACGCTACATCCACCAGGAGCAGGACAAAGAGGGGAGTCCAGCAAGCGATGAAAACTCCAACTACAATGATGACAGTGCGCAGTAGGGACATGGCGTGCTCTGAACTGCTGTGCTTGCTCACCTTTCGGCTACTGGACTTGACCAAGATGTAGATGCGGGCATACAGGATGGCTATGGCTGAGAGCAAAAGTATGAAAACCGTGATGCAGAAAGCAACATATTTCTTGGTGTAAAGAGGGAGGATTGTAGAGCAATCAGGGAGGTTATTCAGGCAGTTCCAGCCCAGAATAGGCAAAGCTCCAAGAGATATAGCAATCAGCCAGCAGGTCCCTATGAGCAGAAATACCCTGTAGTTCTTGTTCGCATCATAAGGCCTCATTTTGATCATAGTAAGGTGTCTCTCTATAGCAATAGCCAGGAGACTGAAAATGGAGGCTCCAAGTGCTACAAACATGCTCCCCTCTCTCACAAACCAGAGAGCAGGTGAGAGCTGCAGGGTCTTCTCTCCAGACAGGAGCAGGTTGACCAGGTAAGCGACTCCAGCCAGCAGGTCGCACATTGCCAGGTTAGCGATGAAGAAGTACATGCGGTTGTGGAACCTGTGGTTCCTCCATATGGCTACAAGCACTGTGAGGTTCTCCAAGACGATGAAGCTGCAAACGATGAGGAAAACTACGGTTTTGGTGTCCACAGTGCCGGGGCTCGCGCCACTGCTTGGTCGGTTGGCCAGCTTTCCTGTGTAGTTGTAGTGGAGCTGGATCTGAGAGTTGATCATTGTCCAAAGAATACCAGCAGCCGACACTGGAGGTCAGACTCGAGCAGGGAGCGCGGTGTCCACTGTGTTCAACTGCAGGAGTAGATTGAGCGTTATTTTAGAGAGCAGCCAATTTACAGATCATCATGCTGCCATCATTGTCCTTGTGCGGTTTGTTTGATTAAATTCCACTAATTATAGAAACAAAAGGTTATTCACCAGAAACACACTCGCTATTGTAAAAAACACCTTGAAATAAACTCTGATGTCGCTTTCCCCCCTCTCCTTTGAAACAGAGAAGTCTTGGAAATCGAAGCCGCTCATTTGAAAACACCTAATTATGCATAAAATTAGCATATTTCTGGCACAGTCGTCACGTGTAAATTATCGACGGATTTCAGCAAATAGCGCCAGTTTAATTACTgagtggttgtttttttttttgcagcttcAAGCTGTCTAAATCTCCAAGAAAGAACCAGCAGCTTTAAAACAACTTACCTCTGGATGCTCGCAGTTcgctttgtttttaaagtcaatCCCGCACTTTTGGACGCACATTTCATCGCAGTCGATTATCTGAGTTCCTTTCTTTTCTGTTGAACTTTAAGTCTTTCTTCGTTGTTCGGCAGAAGAGAGCAGCTcctcatcttttttctttttttttcactgagcTCTGGAAACTCCGGAGCTGTCGACGGTCGGCTGGTAGTCAcacccctccctcccctccttcAGCCCGGACTGCGAGCGCAGGGAGGCTGCTCTAGGGGGTCAGAAGCGCATCACCGACAGGAGCTATGTTTGTGGACACGAGATGCAAAGATTCATTCTCACACGTTGTCCTCTGCTATGTTCGTTATAGCACTCACAACAAAACACTTACTTAGGGTTTTATTAACTGTGGAACCAAAGGTGCAAACCTACTTGTTTTTATCGTTTGCCTGCGCACCAAAGtgctttgggtttgtttgtttgtttgtttgtttaaagagCTTTGGTAGCGTTGCTAGCTCACTAGGTAACAACAGTGACTCTTAATGTGAGCAGAAATGTTAAATATATATCTTTGGGCTACTTAAAACTCTGATAGGACTGTAATGCCTTATTTCACGTGAGTCCAATGTTTAAATTGAGTTGTTAAATTTAGGTTGAGTGGAGGTTCTGACCTGGTTCAGGTAATGATGAATCCCAGTGGGAAGTCAGCAGTctggtaatattttttttaaactacaaataataaatgataagtatcaaaagaaaaatctaaatgCTAGCCACAACAACTGAAATTAAATCACTGATAAAACCTGTGAACAGAATGCAAATCACTACTTTTTATTTGACATGGACCCAAAGGAGAGAGCGGTGCTGTAAGAGTGTATGACTGCTGCCCATCCTTTGTTCTGGTCATTCTCTTGTGACCTCACATCCAGGAAGGATGGGCAGGGCTGGCAGTAAAGAGTCTGAGAGGCAGACTGACAGATAATAACTCCTTAAAACAGATGTGACAAAGCGCTTTGACGAGATTCTTAAGACTTCCCTGACTGTAACGAAACACAGTGAACCAAGTAGGACTAAAACACAAAGCTCCATTTTCAAACAAAAGTCCGCAGCTCGAGCCCAGAATAACTGAGTCACTGCTTCCACTGCTAGGAACCTTATTGCTTTGCTTGATACGGTGCCACACATCTAGCTTTTTGCAATTTTCCCCCCAAACCAAGCACATACTGTACTGTGTCTCAGACCAAATCATTAAATAGTCAATATCTTGGAGTGTCTGTGGCTATTAACCCAGAAGAATGCTTTGTGTGGTTAAATAAACAGCTGCGGTCTGGCACCGGTCCATTAGCATTGTTACAGTCACAATTCTCAGTCATTTCCTGCAGGTCACACACTGTGCCAGCAGCAATGGGGAAAATTTCAGGGAAAAAGCCAAATAGTTACTCCGGACCCACAGTAAATCTGGGACCAATCACGGAGTGGGTGTATGTAAAAGGCAGCTGGATTAACAGACTGGGAGCATGGTCGGAAAAACCTTGGGTTTTTCAGCAAACTGCAGTGATGTGGGGCTCACATCTGCATTTACATAAATGTAGTTC
The Maylandia zebra isolate NMK-2024a linkage group LG7, Mzebra_GT3a, whole genome shotgun sequence DNA segment above includes these coding regions:
- the s1pr3b gene encoding sphingosine 1-phosphate receptor 3 encodes the protein MINSQIQLHYNYTGKLANRPSSGASPGTVDTKTVVFLIVCSFIVLENLTVLVAIWRNHRFHNRMYFFIANLAMCDLLAGVAYLVNLLLSGEKTLQLSPALWFVREGSMFVALGASIFSLLAIAIERHLTMIKMRPYDANKNYRVFLLIGTCWLIAISLGALPILGWNCLNNLPDCSTILPLYTKKYVAFCITVFILLLSAIAILYARIYILVKSSSRKVSKHSSSEHAMSLLRTVIIVVGVFIACWTPLFVLLLVDVASEQRSPILYEAHWFIGLAVLNSAMNPVIYTLASREMRRAFLGLVCGFCYRAKASVNGSGNRQSLEPSRSRSKSWSSQNQQGSRQSEPERGQESDRGHGKVSVVAGASRGTAEAASDRED